From one Chryseobacterium sp. 3008163 genomic stretch:
- a CDS encoding aldo/keto reductase, whose amino-acid sequence MKLNQVKLGSQGLIIPNIGLGCMGMTGFGDVDMYGKHDEKEAIATIHRSLELGGNFLDTADLYGPFKNEQLIAKAIEGNRDQYIIATKFGWEIDDNEQITWKINGTKDYVKKSIERSLKNLKTDYIDLYYMHRLDKNVPVEETVGAMSDLVKEGKIGYIGLSEVSSETVKKAHAVHPISAVQNEFSLFERTVEEKGVLKTLQELGIGFVAYSPLGRGFLSGNIKTINDLPENDFRRGIPRFQGEHFQKNIELVEAIENLAKEKEITSSQLALAWIISKGIVPIPGTKRRTYLEQNIEASKIVLSESDIQKLESIVPLGTDTGATYDEFGMGLLDY is encoded by the coding sequence ATGAAATTGAATCAGGTAAAATTAGGAAGTCAGGGATTAATCATTCCGAATATAGGGTTGGGATGTATGGGAATGACGGGTTTCGGAGATGTAGATATGTATGGCAAACACGATGAGAAAGAAGCCATTGCAACTATTCATCGTTCTTTGGAATTGGGAGGAAATTTCCTCGACACGGCAGATTTGTATGGTCCTTTCAAAAACGAACAATTAATTGCAAAAGCGATTGAAGGCAATCGTGACCAATACATTATTGCAACAAAATTCGGTTGGGAAATTGATGATAATGAACAAATCACCTGGAAAATCAATGGAACTAAAGATTATGTAAAAAAATCGATTGAACGTTCTCTGAAAAATCTGAAAACAGATTACATTGACCTTTATTATATGCACCGTCTCGATAAAAATGTTCCTGTTGAAGAAACTGTCGGAGCAATGAGTGATTTGGTAAAAGAAGGAAAAATCGGTTATATAGGTTTGTCGGAAGTTTCTTCTGAAACAGTGAAAAAAGCGCACGCAGTACATCCAATTTCGGCAGTTCAAAATGAATTTTCTTTGTTTGAAAGAACGGTTGAAGAAAAAGGAGTATTGAAAACTTTACAGGAATTAGGAATTGGCTTTGTTGCCTATTCTCCATTGGGAAGAGGTTTCTTGTCTGGGAATATTAAAACAATCAATGATTTGCCGGAAAATGATTTCAGAAGAGGGATTCCACGTTTTCAAGGAGAACATTTCCAAAAAAATATTGAATTGGTAGAAGCGATTGAAAATCTGGCAAAGGAAAAAGAAATTACATCTTCGCAATTGGCTTTGGCGTGGATTATCAGCAAAGGAATTGTTCCTATTCCGGGGACGAAACGCAGAACATATCTTGAACAGAATATCGAAGCCAGCAAAATTGTCTTGAGCGAATCTGATATTCAGAAGCTGGAAAGCATTGTGCCTTTGGGAACGGATACGGGAGCGACTTATGATGAATTCGGAATGGGACTTTTGGATTATTAA
- a CDS encoding response regulator transcription factor, whose protein sequence is MEKSKILYAEDDQTIAFLIQDSLEPYYDIDYHANGRSALNAFDTGSYDICLLDIMMPEIDGFELAKHIRTHNSEIPIIFISAKALKEDRIKGLKIGADDYLVKPFSIEELILKIEIFLKRTKKTNSTPAKYKVGKYNFDPKNYTLQEENNIITLTQRESELLLYFITNKNSVLKRQDILKAIWGDDDYFMGRSLDVFISRLRKIFANEANIMIENIHGIGFRFSES, encoded by the coding sequence ATGGAGAAATCTAAAATTTTATATGCCGAAGACGACCAGACCATTGCTTTCCTGATTCAGGACAGCTTAGAACCGTATTATGATATTGATTATCACGCCAATGGAAGATCTGCATTGAACGCATTCGACACGGGAAGTTACGATATTTGTCTCCTCGACATTATGATGCCTGAAATTGATGGTTTTGAGCTGGCAAAACATATCAGGACGCACAATTCAGAGATTCCCATTATTTTTATTTCTGCGAAAGCTTTAAAAGAAGACCGCATCAAAGGTCTAAAAATTGGTGCTGATGATTATCTGGTCAAACCCTTCAGTATAGAAGAGCTTATTTTAAAAATTGAAATTTTCTTAAAACGTACAAAAAAGACGAATAGTACTCCTGCAAAATATAAAGTCGGAAAATATAATTTCGACCCGAAAAACTATACTTTACAGGAGGAAAATAACATCATAACCCTTACGCAGAGAGAATCTGAACTGCTTTTATATTTTATCACCAATAAAAATTCTGTTTTAAAAAGACAGGATATTTTGAAAGCCATTTGGGGCGACGACGATTATTTTATGGGAAGAAGTTTGGATGTTTTTATTTCAAGATTAAGAAAAATTTTTGCTAACGAAGCTAATATTATGATTGAAAATATTCATGGCATTGGTTTTCGTTTTTCTGAAAGCTAA
- a CDS encoding dihydroorotase has translation MKILIKNAQIVNENLVFQSDILIENDLISEISKNISEENVDQIIDASGKYLLPGIIDDQVHFREPGLTHKGDIETESKAAIAGGITSFIDQPNTVPNAVTQELLADKYEIGSQKAYANYGFMMGGTNDNLEEVLKTNPRNVPGIKLFLGSSTGNMLVDNPETLENIFSNTKMLIAVHCEDEATIRENTQKYLDEYGEDIPVKFHHLIRSEEACYKSSSKAIELAEKTGARLHVFHLSTAKETSLFRNDIPLKNKKITAEVCVHHLTFTNEDYETKGGLIKWNPAVKTQKDKDGLWEALLDDRIDVIATDHAPHTWEEKQNVYTKCPSGAPLVQHSLVVMLENFRNGKITLEKIVEKMCHNPAILFRVEKRGFIREGYKADLVLVDLEENWTVSKENILYKCGWSPLEGMNFNSKVTHTFVNGNLVYDNGKINEEKFGERLLFEVQE, from the coding sequence ATGAAAATTCTAATAAAAAACGCCCAAATCGTCAATGAAAATCTGGTTTTCCAAAGCGATATTCTGATTGAAAATGATTTGATTTCTGAGATTTCGAAAAATATTTCTGAAGAAAATGTTGACCAAATTATTGATGCTTCAGGAAAATACCTTCTTCCTGGAATTATTGATGACCAAGTTCATTTCCGTGAACCGGGCTTAACGCATAAAGGTGACATTGAAACAGAATCAAAAGCAGCAATCGCAGGTGGAATAACAAGCTTCATCGATCAGCCGAATACCGTTCCGAATGCTGTAACTCAGGAATTATTAGCTGATAAATACGAAATAGGTTCTCAGAAAGCTTACGCCAATTACGGTTTTATGATGGGCGGAACCAATGATAATTTAGAGGAAGTTTTAAAAACCAACCCAAGAAATGTTCCTGGAATCAAATTGTTCCTAGGTTCATCTACAGGAAATATGTTGGTCGATAATCCTGAAACTTTGGAAAATATTTTCAGTAATACCAAAATGCTGATCGCTGTTCATTGTGAAGATGAAGCAACAATCAGAGAAAATACTCAAAAATATCTGGATGAATATGGCGAAGATATTCCTGTAAAATTTCATCATTTGATAAGAAGTGAGGAAGCTTGCTATAAATCTTCTTCAAAAGCAATTGAATTGGCTGAAAAAACCGGAGCAAGATTACATGTTTTTCATTTATCAACGGCAAAAGAAACTTCTCTGTTCAGAAATGATATTCCTTTAAAAAATAAAAAAATAACAGCGGAAGTTTGCGTTCATCATTTGACTTTTACGAATGAAGATTATGAAACAAAAGGTGGTTTAATCAAATGGAATCCTGCGGTAAAAACTCAAAAAGATAAAGACGGACTTTGGGAAGCACTTCTTGATGACAGAATTGATGTGATTGCCACTGACCACGCGCCTCATACTTGGGAAGAGAAACAAAATGTTTACACTAAATGTCCTTCGGGAGCACCTTTGGTTCAGCATTCTTTGGTCGTGATGCTTGAAAACTTTAGAAACGGAAAAATTACTTTAGAAAAAATCGTTGAAAAAATGTGTCACAATCCGGCGATTCTTTTCAGAGTTGAAAAACGAGGTTTTATTAGAGAGGGTTATAAAGCGGATTTGGTTTTAGTGGATTTAGAAGAAAACTGGACAGTTTCAAAAGAAAATATCCTTTATAAATGTGGCTGGAGTCCGCTTGAAGGAATGAATTTTAATTCTAAAGTCACCCATACTTTTGTGAATGGAAACCTGGTTTACGACAACGGAAAAATCAATGAAGAAAAATTCGGGGAGCGATTGCTTTTTGAAGTTCAGGAATAA
- a CDS encoding winged helix-turn-helix transcriptional regulator, translating to MENSIELEEPLTKINCQNHLSSVEDAIYVIGGKWKLKIIIALQEHGNIRFNELQRIVTGISARVLSNELKDLEINGFVKRIVYSEQTPVVVEYISTDYSKTLKTVIMALSEWGREHKNNLREDIFENK from the coding sequence ATGGAAAATAGTATTGAATTAGAAGAACCGCTTACCAAAATAAATTGCCAAAATCATCTTTCATCAGTGGAAGATGCAATTTATGTCATTGGAGGAAAGTGGAAGCTCAAAATTATTATTGCTCTTCAGGAACACGGAAATATTCGGTTCAATGAGCTTCAGAGAATCGTTACCGGAATTTCGGCGAGAGTGCTTTCGAACGAGCTGAAAGATCTGGAAATCAATGGTTTTGTAAAAAGAATCGTTTACAGCGAACAAACGCCTGTGGTTGTAGAATATATTTCAACTGATTACAGCAAGACTTTAAAAACTGTGATTATGGCACTTTCCGAGTGGGGAAGAGAGCATAAAAATAATTTGAGAGAAGACATTTTCGAAAATAAATAA
- a CDS encoding sensor histidine kinase: protein MEIKKLNIIITLGLVAIIGILIAQLLWTRQAYNLEDKKFNQKVNIALLEVVEKLSGEQTSFIQSPVQNVDNDYYVVNINNEFDPTILEYYLKTEFTRFQINTNYTYAVYNCHSDKMIYGKYISAHQETSKNKTINFPKHENLTYYFSIRFPDKMTYMIGSLKFWYILTFALIIILLVYVYSIYTIIQQKKFSELQRDFINNMTHEFKTPLSSILLATESLNKQEIVRENSKLQTYTSIIINQSNKLNNHIEKILNIAKNDAAGLSLKTEKILLLPFIQEIAETMQQKNVNLTIDLNIDNNTYVIADKFHFTNIIYNLLDNSVKYCETAPHVIISTDKDSKGLYLKFKDNGVGIPTKNIPQIFDKFYRVNAKKNSEINGFGLGLFYVKKIVQQHHWKISVENNQNQGITTTLFLPFSK from the coding sequence ATGGAAATCAAAAAACTCAATATAATTATCACGCTTGGGCTCGTTGCTATCATCGGAATTCTGATAGCTCAGCTTCTATGGACCAGACAGGCGTATAATCTTGAGGATAAAAAATTCAATCAAAAAGTGAATATCGCTCTTCTTGAAGTGGTAGAAAAACTGTCAGGCGAGCAAACTTCTTTTATTCAAAGTCCGGTACAGAACGTTGATAACGACTATTATGTGGTTAATATCAACAATGAGTTTGATCCTACGATTCTTGAATATTATTTAAAAACTGAATTCACCAGATTTCAGATCAATACCAATTATACGTACGCAGTTTATAATTGCCATAGCGATAAAATGATCTATGGGAAATATATTTCTGCACATCAGGAGACTTCAAAAAACAAAACCATCAATTTTCCGAAGCACGAAAATCTGACGTATTATTTTTCCATCCGTTTCCCGGATAAGATGACGTATATGATTGGTTCGCTGAAGTTTTGGTATATCCTTACCTTTGCGCTGATTATTATCTTGTTGGTGTATGTGTATTCGATTTACACCATTATTCAGCAAAAGAAATTCTCAGAATTGCAGCGGGATTTTATCAATAATATGACCCATGAGTTCAAAACTCCCTTGTCGTCAATTTTATTGGCTACAGAATCTTTGAATAAGCAGGAAATTGTAAGAGAAAATTCTAAACTGCAGACGTATACTTCGATTATCATTAATCAAAGCAACAAACTGAATAATCACATCGAAAAGATATTAAATATCGCCAAAAATGATGCTGCCGGACTTTCATTAAAAACAGAAAAGATTCTATTGCTTCCTTTTATTCAGGAGATTGCAGAGACCATGCAGCAAAAAAACGTAAACCTGACGATTGATTTGAATATTGACAACAATACTTATGTAATCGCAGATAAATTTCACTTTACCAATATCATTTACAATCTTTTAGACAACTCAGTCAAATATTGTGAGACGGCTCCTCATGTTATCATTTCCACAGATAAAGATTCAAAAGGCTTATATTTAAAGTTTAAAGACAACGGAGTAGGAATTCCGACTAAAAATATCCCTCAGATTTTTGATAAATTTTACAGAGTTAATGCTAAGAAAAACAGTGAAATCAATGGTTTCGGATTGGGCTTATTTTATGTAAAAAAGATCGTTCAGCAGCATCACTGGAAAATTTCTGTGGAAAACAATCAAAACCAAGGAATTACCACAACACTGTTTTTGCCTTTTTCAAAATAA
- a CDS encoding DUF1573 domain-containing protein — translation MKNLKITALLAVMAFSPFYANVFPVEGTPIVKVVAEAAKWKSESIDVGNIPQGKPKLIRFEFTNTSKKPIIIENVAPSCGCTTADYSKKAILPGKKGFVEASFNAANAGPFIKTVNVTTSDSKTPKTLSFKGTVTAA, via the coding sequence ATGAAAAATTTAAAAATTACAGCATTACTTGCAGTTATGGCATTTTCACCATTTTATGCTAATGTATTTCCGGTTGAAGGAACTCCTATCGTAAAAGTAGTTGCAGAAGCAGCTAAGTGGAAATCAGAATCTATTGACGTTGGTAATATTCCTCAAGGAAAACCAAAATTGATTAGATTTGAATTTACAAATACATCAAAAAAACCAATCATCATTGAAAATGTTGCTCCATCTTGCGGCTGTACAACAGCTGATTACAGTAAAAAGGCGATTCTTCCAGGGAAAAAGGGTTTCGTAGAAGCTAGTTTCAATGCAGCAAATGCTGGTCCATTTATTAAGACCGTAAATGTAACAACAAGTGATAGCAAAACACCTAAAACTCTTTCTTTCAAAGGGACAGTTACGGCGGCATAA
- a CDS encoding FMN-dependent NADH-azoreductase translates to MKQILHIISSPRVEVSASRKLGNAVLEKIHEKYPDSIVKERDLTKNLVPLLEDVHINSFFTPAENRTPEQETINQYSEGLISELQEADIIIIESPMYNFSVPATLRAYFDYTSRAGYTFSYDENGPKGLLNNKKLYIAFSSGNVYSEGPYQIYDSNVPYVKNVFSFYGVTDVSVFRAEGLSIPGIMENSLEKGIESIVID, encoded by the coding sequence ATGAAACAAATTTTGCACATTATCTCAAGTCCGAGAGTGGAAGTATCTGCCAGCAGAAAATTAGGAAATGCCGTATTGGAAAAAATCCATGAGAAATATCCTGACAGCATTGTAAAAGAACGTGATCTCACGAAAAATTTGGTTCCGCTTTTGGAAGATGTCCACATCAATTCATTTTTCACGCCTGCAGAAAACCGAACTCCGGAACAAGAAACCATCAACCAATATTCCGAAGGTTTGATTTCAGAGCTGCAGGAAGCAGACATTATCATTATAGAATCTCCGATGTATAATTTTTCTGTGCCTGCTACACTGAGAGCTTATTTTGATTACACTTCGAGAGCAGGATATACTTTTAGCTATGACGAAAACGGACCAAAAGGACTGCTCAATAATAAAAAATTATACATCGCTTTCTCGTCAGGCAATGTTTATTCAGAAGGTCCTTACCAGATATATGATTCTAATGTTCCTTATGTCAAGAATGTTTTTAGTTTCTATGGCGTTACTGATGTCAGTGTTTTCCGTGCAGAAGGTCTTTCGATTCCGGGAATTATGGAAAACTCTTTAGAAAAAGGGATTGAAAGTATCGTAATTGATTAA
- a CDS encoding helix-turn-helix domain-containing protein, with product MNTIQSISAFHRLLSLPEPKHPMVSVINLSESIFIEDEVWKGFVSRYYCVALKRNATGKIKYGQQHYDYDKGVLSFTAPNQVQYLDLKTMDCENTGYLLIFHEDFLLKHSLATTISSYGFFSYAVNEALHLSEDEENDLLGILNKIDKECQHIDQHTQEIILSQIELLLNYSKRFYERQFITRKSGSHQLLTKFETFLNDYFDKESSEKGLLTVHQIAEAMNLSANYLSDLLRVHTGQNTQQHIHEKLISKAKEKLSTTELSVSEIAYDLGFEHSQSFSTLFKKKTKMSPLEFRQSFN from the coding sequence ATGAACACCATACAATCTATTTCAGCTTTTCACAGATTATTGTCGCTTCCGGAACCAAAACATCCGATGGTAAGTGTCATCAATCTTTCTGAAAGTATTTTTATTGAAGATGAGGTCTGGAAAGGTTTTGTTAGCCGATATTATTGCGTCGCACTGAAACGTAATGCGACCGGAAAAATAAAATACGGTCAGCAACATTACGATTATGACAAAGGCGTTCTGAGTTTTACAGCTCCTAATCAGGTTCAGTATCTCGATTTGAAGACAATGGATTGTGAAAATACGGGTTATCTGCTAATTTTTCACGAAGATTTTCTGTTGAAACATTCTTTGGCAACTACGATTTCGTCTTACGGATTTTTCTCTTACGCAGTGAATGAAGCTTTGCATCTTTCTGAAGATGAGGAAAATGATTTACTTGGAATTCTGAATAAAATTGATAAAGAATGTCAGCACATTGACCAGCATACGCAGGAAATCATCTTGTCGCAGATTGAGTTGCTGCTGAATTATTCGAAGCGTTTTTACGAGAGACAATTCATTACCAGAAAAAGCGGAAGTCATCAGCTTTTGACAAAATTTGAAACGTTTTTGAATGATTATTTTGATAAAGAATCTTCTGAAAAAGGACTTTTGACGGTTCATCAAATTGCTGAAGCAATGAATCTTTCTGCGAATTATCTGAGTGATCTTTTGCGAGTGCATACCGGACAAAACACGCAGCAACACATTCACGAAAAGCTCATCAGCAAAGCAAAAGAGAAACTTTCGACCACGGAATTATCGGTAAGCGAAATTGCTTATGATTTGGGATTTGAACATTCGCAATCGTTCAGTACGCTTTTCAAAAAGAAGACGAAAATGTCGCCGTTGGAGTTTCGGCAGTCTTTTAATTGA
- a CDS encoding GH92 family glycosyl hydrolase: protein MKNFAVSPLIFFLFVSLNYKAQHFEKLVQYVNPLIGTEKMGHTYPGATVPFGAGQLSPETDTISYELNGKYNGEIYKYCAGYRYEDKTIVGFSSTHFSGTGHSDLGDFLVMPTVGKLQLNPGTASNPESGYRSRFSHQNEKAEAGYYKVKLDDHSILAELTATTRVGVHRYTFPKSDQAHIILDLMAGIYNYDGKNVWTYVRVENGNTITGYRQTNGWARTRTVYFAMKFSKPFKSYGQKNYDGKQVYNGFWRKFDQTKNFPEIAGKNLKMYFDFNTNENEAIEVKLAISPVSQSNALENLEKEVGNLSFDQVKAQTQENWNKELNKIVIKGSETEKTNFYTAMYHTFISPTTYTDVNGEYKGLDQNIHKAEGFTNYTTFSIWDTYRALHPFFNIIQPKRNNDMVKSMMAHYNQFSMKMLPIWSHYANDNWCMSGYHSVSVVADAIIKGNYDGDAKEALNACVETANKRDYEGIGFYIDKGYIPAEKSGTSVSNTLEYAYDDWAIAQLAKHLGETEIYNQFIKRSENWKNNFDKTTGFMRPRLADGSFKKDFNALSTHGQGFIEGNSWNYSFFVPQNPDELIQLMGGKKKFASKLDQLFTMHLPDEFFADTEDITREGIIGGYVHGNEPAHHVAYFYNWAGQPWKTQAQIRRILEIQYKATPDGLGGNDDAGQMSAWYILSSLGFYPVAPGSEDYAIGSPAIDHAVLNLENGKTFEIEAINQSPKNVYVQKILLNGKEIKNFTLKHSYIMNGGKLSFYMSSKPRK from the coding sequence ATGAAAAACTTCGCAGTTTCACCTCTTATATTTTTTCTTTTTGTCAGCTTAAATTATAAAGCTCAACACTTCGAGAAACTCGTTCAATATGTCAATCCATTAATCGGAACCGAGAAAATGGGTCATACATATCCTGGAGCAACTGTACCTTTCGGAGCCGGTCAGTTAAGCCCAGAAACTGATACTATTTCTTACGAACTCAATGGAAAGTACAATGGTGAAATCTATAAATACTGCGCTGGTTATCGTTATGAAGACAAAACAATTGTTGGTTTCAGCTCTACTCATTTCAGCGGAACTGGACATTCAGATTTGGGAGACTTTTTAGTGATGCCGACTGTCGGCAAATTACAGTTGAATCCAGGAACAGCTTCAAATCCTGAAAGTGGCTATAGAAGCAGATTTTCACATCAAAACGAGAAAGCTGAAGCCGGATATTATAAAGTAAAACTCGATGATCATAGTATTTTAGCGGAATTAACGGCGACAACCAGAGTCGGCGTTCATCGTTACACTTTCCCGAAATCTGATCAGGCTCACATCATTTTAGATTTAATGGCCGGAATTTATAATTATGATGGTAAAAATGTCTGGACCTATGTACGTGTAGAAAACGGAAATACAATTACTGGTTACCGACAAACGAACGGTTGGGCAAGAACAAGAACGGTTTATTTTGCGATGAAATTTTCAAAGCCGTTTAAGTCTTATGGTCAGAAAAATTATGATGGGAAGCAGGTTTACAATGGTTTCTGGAGAAAATTTGACCAGACCAAGAACTTTCCTGAAATCGCTGGGAAAAACCTAAAAATGTATTTCGATTTTAATACGAATGAAAATGAAGCAATTGAAGTTAAGCTTGCCATTTCACCTGTAAGTCAATCGAATGCATTAGAAAATTTAGAAAAAGAAGTTGGAAACTTATCTTTTGACCAGGTCAAAGCACAGACTCAGGAAAATTGGAATAAAGAATTAAATAAGATCGTTATCAAAGGTTCTGAAACAGAAAAAACAAATTTTTATACGGCAATGTATCACACTTTTATCAGTCCGACAACTTATACAGATGTCAACGGAGAATATAAAGGTTTAGATCAAAACATTCACAAAGCGGAAGGCTTTACCAATTACACAACATTTTCAATTTGGGACACGTATCGTGCGTTGCATCCATTTTTCAACATCATTCAGCCAAAACGGAATAATGACATGGTGAAATCGATGATGGCGCATTACAATCAGTTTTCGATGAAAATGTTGCCGATTTGGTCGCATTATGCAAATGACAATTGGTGCATGAGCGGTTATCACAGCGTAAGTGTGGTTGCCGATGCCATTATTAAAGGAAATTATGACGGTGATGCAAAAGAAGCCTTGAATGCCTGTGTAGAAACTGCCAACAAAAGAGATTACGAAGGAATCGGGTTTTATATCGACAAAGGTTACATTCCGGCGGAGAAAAGCGGAACTTCGGTTTCCAACACGTTGGAATACGCTTATGACGATTGGGCAATTGCTCAGTTGGCAAAACATTTAGGTGAAACAGAAATTTACAATCAATTCATTAAACGTTCGGAAAACTGGAAAAATAATTTTGATAAAACAACAGGATTTATGCGTCCTCGATTAGCAGACGGAAGTTTTAAAAAAGATTTTAATGCACTAAGCACTCACGGGCAAGGCTTTATAGAAGGGAATTCCTGGAATTACAGTTTCTTCGTTCCTCAAAATCCTGACGAACTCATACAATTAATGGGCGGCAAGAAAAAATTCGCTTCAAAATTGGATCAATTGTTCACGATGCATTTACCAGACGAATTTTTCGCAGACACAGAAGACATTACCCGAGAAGGAATTATCGGCGGTTACGTTCATGGAAACGAACCGGCGCATCATGTTGCCTACTTCTATAATTGGGCAGGCCAACCTTGGAAAACTCAGGCGCAGATCAGAAGAATTTTAGAGATACAATACAAAGCAACTCCCGATGGATTGGGCGGAAACGACGATGCCGGACAAATGAGTGCGTGGTATATTTTAAGTTCGCTTGGTTTTTATCCGGTGGCTCCAGGATCGGAAGATTATGCGATTGGAAGTCCGGCAATTGATCATGCTGTTTTGAATTTAGAAAATGGGAAAACTTTTGAAATTGAAGCGATTAATCAGAGTCCGAAAAATGTGTATGTTCAAAAAATTCTTTTGAATGGAAAAGAAATTAAAAACTTCACTTTGAAACATTCCTATATAATGAATGGCGGAAAACTAAGTTTTTATATGAGTTCTAAACCTAGGAAATGA
- a CDS encoding lipopolysaccharide biosynthesis protein produces the protein MYKKLFGQTAVYGLSSVLVRIFPFLIAPIVTNAFGPSASSPFVDWYSIAGVITVFLTHGMETSFFRFAQEGDIDKKTLVSTTALSILGIGLIYLILGYVFRQELANAFETPDQVNYLVIFLFILSFDAFATIPSAVLRLEGKPVLYTISKVAGSLVYYFLIVFFIKWLPHYPNGILGLKYDPQIGVGYVFIANLVQSIITLAIVGKEFVNFSFRKFDFILWKRIMSYSWPVMVAGLAGVINQTLDRQFLKYLLPKEEAKHQIGVYGGVYKIATFITVFRQAYQLGIEPYFFSSFKDKNNHKTYAVLMDVFVICNCLIYIGLMVNLQWISEKYLGNPLYFEGIEIIPFVMLGALFLGIYLNLSIWYKLSDQTRVGLYISLIGAAITIVINFTFIPKYGYWASAFAALITYTSMMVISYIWGKIQYPIHYNVKKIAVYLTLSITISMVSFYYFRYNYFIGNGMFIFFIAFLMYNERTMINKILRKS, from the coding sequence TTGTACAAGAAATTATTTGGGCAAACCGCTGTGTACGGACTGAGTTCGGTTTTGGTGAGGATCTTTCCTTTCCTGATTGCACCCATCGTGACCAATGCATTCGGACCTTCAGCATCGTCACCTTTCGTAGATTGGTATTCGATTGCCGGAGTTATCACGGTTTTTTTGACCCACGGAATGGAAACTTCTTTTTTCCGTTTTGCTCAGGAAGGCGATATTGATAAAAAAACTTTGGTGTCTACTACAGCATTGAGTATTTTAGGAATCGGTTTAATTTATCTTATTCTAGGATACGTTTTCAGGCAGGAACTTGCGAATGCTTTTGAAACTCCTGATCAGGTTAATTATCTTGTTATTTTCCTATTCATTCTTTCATTTGATGCTTTTGCAACAATTCCTTCAGCAGTTTTAAGATTAGAAGGAAAACCTGTTTTATATACCATTTCAAAAGTTGCCGGATCATTGGTTTATTATTTTCTGATTGTATTTTTCATCAAATGGCTTCCTCATTACCCTAACGGAATTTTAGGTTTAAAATATGATCCTCAAATCGGTGTAGGATATGTTTTCATTGCCAACTTGGTTCAGAGTATTATTACTTTAGCCATAGTAGGGAAAGAATTTGTAAACTTCAGTTTCAGAAAGTTTGATTTTATACTTTGGAAAAGAATCATGAGTTATTCGTGGCCGGTAATGGTTGCAGGATTGGCCGGAGTAATCAACCAGACTTTAGACCGACAGTTTTTAAAATATTTACTTCCAAAAGAAGAAGCCAAACATCAGATTGGTGTTTATGGTGGTGTATATAAAATCGCAACATTCATCACAGTTTTCCGACAGGCGTATCAATTGGGTATTGAACCTTATTTTTTCTCAAGTTTTAAAGATAAAAACAATCACAAAACTTACGCAGTTTTGATGGATGTATTTGTGATATGCAACTGCCTCATCTACATCGGATTGATGGTGAACCTCCAATGGATTTCTGAAAAATACCTAGGAAACCCACTTTATTTTGAAGGTATTGAAATTATTCCTTTTGTGATGCTCGGTGCATTATTTTTAGGAATTTATCTCAATCTTTCTATTTGGTACAAATTATCTGACCAAACTAGAGTTGGCTTGTACATTTCATTAATCGGAGCTGCAATTACGATCGTCATCAACTTTACATTTATTCCGAAATATGGCTATTGGGCAAGTGCTTTCGCAGCACTGATTACCTATACAAGTATGATGGTTATTTCCTATATTTGGGGGAAAATACAATATCCTATTCACTATAACGTTAAAAAAATAGCAGTCTATCTAACCCTTTCGATTACCATTTCGATGGTCTCGTTTTACTATTTCAGATATAATTATTTTATAGGAAACGGAATGTTCATCTTCTTCATCGCATTTTTGATGTACAACGAAAGAACGATGATCAACAAAATACTCAGAAAATCATAA